The Microplitis demolitor isolate Queensland-Clemson2020A chromosome 8, iyMicDemo2.1a, whole genome shotgun sequence genome has a segment encoding these proteins:
- the LOC103568495 gene encoding proliferating cell nuclear antigen, translated as MFEARLIQSAILKKVLDAVKDLLSEATFECSDSGIQVQAMDNAHVSLVSLNLRSDGFDKYRCDRNLSMGMSIPTMAKVLKGAGSEDTVTLRAADNPDTITFIFEPSGKEKLAEYEVKLINMDQEHLGIPETFYSCVVKMPSAEFAKIVRDLSQFGETVAIACSKEGIKFSAAGDYGSANVKLAQTADDSNPEEAVVIEMQETVKQSFSCRYLNSFVKATPLCSQVMLSLSADVPLVVEYKIGDIGHIRYYLAPKIDEEEENS; from the exons atGTTTGAAGCAAGATTAATTCAGAGTGCTATTCTGAAAAAAGTTTTGGATGCAGTAAAAGATCTTTTGTCCGAAGCAACTTTTGAATGTTCCGATTCAGGGATCCAAGTCCAAGCCATGGACAACGCTCACGTTTCCTTGGtctcattaaatttaagaagTGATGGATTTGACAAATACCGATGTGACAGAAATCTCTCAATGGGAATGAGTATTCCAac catGGCGAAAGTCCTGAAAGGAGCTGGATCTGAGGATACCGTTACTCTACGAGCTGCTGATAATCCCGACacaataacatttatttttgagcCATCcggtaaagaaaaattagcCGAGTATGAGGTCAAACTCATCAACATGGACCAGGAACATCTTGGAATTCCG GAAACATTTTACTCATGTGTCGTTAAAATGCCATCAGCTGAATTCGCTAAAATAGTACGTGATCTTTCTCAATTTGGTGAAACTGTAGCCATTGCATGCTCCAAagaaggaattaaattttccgcAGCCGGAGATTACGGAAGTg cAAACGTGAAGTTGGCTCAAACAGCAGATGACTCAAATCCTGAGGAGGCAGTTGTTATTGAAATGCAAGAAACTGTTAAACAATCATTCTCCTGTCGTTATTTGAATAGTTTTGTCAAAGCAACACCTCTCTGTAGCCAAGTAATGCTATCTTTATCGGCCGATGTTCCTCTTGTTGTTGAATATAAGATTGGAGATATAGGGCATATTAGATATTATTTAGCGCCTAAAAtcgatgaagaagaagaaaactCATAA
- the LOC103573919 gene encoding histone-lysine N-methyltransferase PRDM9 isoform X2 gives MAIAASENYQLKWHSYGAHLHSSVATLLHSESFADVLLATSCGRHVAAHRFVLAACSSYLSHIFQTCHFGANTNSPIIVVLPIEIGYRTLKILIQYMYSGEATVTNDQLEGVLKAGDILRVRGLWRSNTSSKKENIQSNNQKVDRDKREQQPVPGQIQKIKLVQPSTEKVIQEATTTPQPVPVPPTAQPIITATTTATTTMASTTIPSPVPPVPTLPEKTNDKPDEILINADPKKITEEAKNNEQIKNKENVENVKKKRSKDNETDSNKSRSEVGDGELNLGLLVKDEPIDWEESMDPTESLTIDHDIDIKPEIVHSADEDGDLEEEEEEEEYTPLTCDMCSQTFNRPSDWVRHIEFTHADMTENRRKKRKGDDDDNKDFPPLKCDLCGNMYPTPQEWVRHIQTEHTEEQLALMNNSAPPKPKRVHNHQKLCNICQKVFPSHASMVIHQRTHTGERPFLCSYCKKGFNVKSNLLRHLRTLHDKFVHPSLYGSNGSKNA, from the exons atggcCATCGCAGCTTCAGAAAATTATCAACTGAAGTGGCACAGCTATGGAGCTCATCTCCATAGTTCAGTAGCAACTTTGCTACACTCAGAGTCCTTTGCTGATGTTCTACTAGCTACGTCTTGTGGACGTCATGTTGCCGCTCATCGCTTCGTACTTGCCGCCTGTTCATCTTATCTCAGTCATATCTTTCAGACTTGTCATTTTGGTGCAAATACCAATTCTCCAATCATcgta GTCTTACCAATAGAGATCGGTTATCGtacattgaaaatattaattcaatatatGTACAGTGGCGAGGCAACAGTCACTAATGATCAACTGGAAGGTGTATTAAAGGCTGGTGATATACTGAGAGTTCGTGGTTTATGGAGATCAAATACATCAAGTAAAAAAGAGAatattcaatcaaataatcaGAAAGTTGATCGTGATAAAAGAGAACAGCAACCAGTACCAGGACAAATACAGAAGATTAAATTGGTTCAACCGAGTActgaaaaagttattcaagaaGCAACAACAACACCTCAACCAGTTCCTGTGCCACCTACTGCTCAGCCAATTataacagcaacaacaacagcaacaactaCCATGGCAAGTACTACAATACCATCCCCAGTGCCACCAGTCCCGACACTACCAGAGAAAACTAATGACAAACCTGATGAGATATTGATCAATGCTgatccaaaaaaaataacagaagaagcaaaaaataatgaacaaattaaaaataaagagaatgtagaaaatgtaaagaaaaaaagatcAAAAGACAACGAAAcagattcaaataaatctaGAAGTGAAGTTGGTGATGGTGAATTAAATCTGGGTCTTCTAGTAAAAGATGAACCAATTGATTGGGAAGAATCTATGGATCCTACTGAATCACTTACGATAGATCatgatattgatattaaacCA gaAATCGTGCATAGTGCTGATGAAGATGGAGATCTAGAggaagaagaggaagaagaagaatatACACCTTTAACTTGTGACATGTGCAGTCAAACTTTTAATCGTCCTTCAGACTGGGTAAGACACATCGAATTTACACATGCAGATATGACGGAAAATCGTCGAAAGAAACGTAAG ggtgacgatgatgataataaagatTTTCCACCATTGAAGTGTGACCTCTGTGGTAACATGTATCCAACACCTCAAGAATGGGTTCGTCATATTCAAACAGAGCACACAGAAGAACAACTAGCCTTAATGAACAATTCAGCACCACCAAAACCTAAACGAGTTCATAATCATCAAAAACTATGTAATATTTGTCAAAAAGTATTTCCAAGTCATGCATCAATGGTAATACATCAGCGAACGCACACAGGAGAAAGGCCATTTCTCTGCTCTTACTGTAAAAAAGGCTTCAATGTAAAGAGCAACTTGTTGAGGCATCTTCGAACTCTTCACGATAAATTTGTTCATCCGAGTCTTTATGGTAGTAATGGCAGTAAAAACGCCTAA
- the LOC103573919 gene encoding histone-lysine N-methyltransferase PRDM9 isoform X1: protein MSSEKMAIAASENYQLKWHSYGAHLHSSVATLLHSESFADVLLATSCGRHVAAHRFVLAACSSYLSHIFQTCHFGANTNSPIIVVLPIEIGYRTLKILIQYMYSGEATVTNDQLEGVLKAGDILRVRGLWRSNTSSKKENIQSNNQKVDRDKREQQPVPGQIQKIKLVQPSTEKVIQEATTTPQPVPVPPTAQPIITATTTATTTMASTTIPSPVPPVPTLPEKTNDKPDEILINADPKKITEEAKNNEQIKNKENVENVKKKRSKDNETDSNKSRSEVGDGELNLGLLVKDEPIDWEESMDPTESLTIDHDIDIKPEIVHSADEDGDLEEEEEEEEYTPLTCDMCSQTFNRPSDWVRHIEFTHADMTENRRKKRKGDDDDNKDFPPLKCDLCGNMYPTPQEWVRHIQTEHTEEQLALMNNSAPPKPKRVHNHQKLCNICQKVFPSHASMVIHQRTHTGERPFLCSYCKKGFNVKSNLLRHLRTLHDKFVHPSLYGSNGSKNA from the exons ATGTCGTCAG aaaaaatggcCATCGCAGCTTCAGAAAATTATCAACTGAAGTGGCACAGCTATGGAGCTCATCTCCATAGTTCAGTAGCAACTTTGCTACACTCAGAGTCCTTTGCTGATGTTCTACTAGCTACGTCTTGTGGACGTCATGTTGCCGCTCATCGCTTCGTACTTGCCGCCTGTTCATCTTATCTCAGTCATATCTTTCAGACTTGTCATTTTGGTGCAAATACCAATTCTCCAATCATcgta GTCTTACCAATAGAGATCGGTTATCGtacattgaaaatattaattcaatatatGTACAGTGGCGAGGCAACAGTCACTAATGATCAACTGGAAGGTGTATTAAAGGCTGGTGATATACTGAGAGTTCGTGGTTTATGGAGATCAAATACATCAAGTAAAAAAGAGAatattcaatcaaataatcaGAAAGTTGATCGTGATAAAAGAGAACAGCAACCAGTACCAGGACAAATACAGAAGATTAAATTGGTTCAACCGAGTActgaaaaagttattcaagaaGCAACAACAACACCTCAACCAGTTCCTGTGCCACCTACTGCTCAGCCAATTataacagcaacaacaacagcaacaactaCCATGGCAAGTACTACAATACCATCCCCAGTGCCACCAGTCCCGACACTACCAGAGAAAACTAATGACAAACCTGATGAGATATTGATCAATGCTgatccaaaaaaaataacagaagaagcaaaaaataatgaacaaattaaaaataaagagaatgtagaaaatgtaaagaaaaaaagatcAAAAGACAACGAAAcagattcaaataaatctaGAAGTGAAGTTGGTGATGGTGAATTAAATCTGGGTCTTCTAGTAAAAGATGAACCAATTGATTGGGAAGAATCTATGGATCCTACTGAATCACTTACGATAGATCatgatattgatattaaacCA gaAATCGTGCATAGTGCTGATGAAGATGGAGATCTAGAggaagaagaggaagaagaagaatatACACCTTTAACTTGTGACATGTGCAGTCAAACTTTTAATCGTCCTTCAGACTGGGTAAGACACATCGAATTTACACATGCAGATATGACGGAAAATCGTCGAAAGAAACGTAAG ggtgacgatgatgataataaagatTTTCCACCATTGAAGTGTGACCTCTGTGGTAACATGTATCCAACACCTCAAGAATGGGTTCGTCATATTCAAACAGAGCACACAGAAGAACAACTAGCCTTAATGAACAATTCAGCACCACCAAAACCTAAACGAGTTCATAATCATCAAAAACTATGTAATATTTGTCAAAAAGTATTTCCAAGTCATGCATCAATGGTAATACATCAGCGAACGCACACAGGAGAAAGGCCATTTCTCTGCTCTTACTGTAAAAAAGGCTTCAATGTAAAGAGCAACTTGTTGAGGCATCTTCGAACTCTTCACGATAAATTTGTTCATCCGAGTCTTTATGGTAGTAATGGCAGTAAAAACGCCTAA
- the LOC103573918 gene encoding palmitoyltransferase ZDHHC9 isoform X1 produces the protein MPHVTRKWELFPGRNKFCCDGRVMMAPQTGVFYLTLCLINLTSAVFFIFDCPYLALHITPAIPVIGGLLFMFVMSALLRTSFSDPGVIPRATPDEAAYIEKQIEVPNNGNSPTYRPPPRTKEILVKGQPVKLKYCFTCKIFRPPRASHCSLCDNCVEGFDHHCPWVGNCVGRRNYRYFYAFIVSLAFLCVFLFACATTHLIMLTRDDRPFLDAIKNSPGSLFVGTICFFSVWSILGLAGFHTYLTSSNQTTNEDIKGSFSSKREQESFNPYSHGNICGNCFYVLCGPAPPSLIDRRGIVTPGYRAERERTGDDYVIANNKAYGTVKIMQPQANGHNIPSHVDNDLTGSMNNLVSGQRSPRIESLNGELTLMNQLPRCPVELPKYRQYTNEVYIQKYSTPRRCAQDRVQPGDAYAAEIERLNAEVQKFNYKCEETLQRYPQRCREEYQRCSENNLIHNQQQYTVEQKYAIDLKKYPRGYSEDYLKYGGIGDDDDDDNYRKSIDLQKFPQRYSEDPSRQYHSPQTFKYNNLRCNQHGFKYPITTNILPNRILGSGNIPMIGQNAIGLVVNRFGSAPLNYDMAFMDNNSICPGERAEDNLMNRHFIVSPLNDND, from the exons atGCCACACGTTACAAGAAAATGGGAATTATTCCCAGGACGAAATAAATTCTGCTGTGATGGTAGAGTCATGATGGCACCACAAACTGGTGTATTTTACTTAACTTTGTGCCTCATTAATTTAACGAGTgctgtattttttatttttga TTGTCCATACTTGGCGCTCCACATAACTCCAGCAATTCCAGTGATAGGTGGATTACTTTTTATGTTTGTAATGTCAGCATTATTACGAACAAGTTTTAGTGACCCTGGGGTTATACCTAGAGCGACTCCTGATGAGGCTGCATATATTGAAAAACAAATAG AAGTTCCTAACAATGGTAACTCACCAACGTATCGACCGCCTCCACGTACAAAAGAAATCTTGGTGAAGGGCCAGccagttaaattaaaatattgttttacttgtaaaatatttcGACCTCCAAGAGCGTCTCATTGTAGTCTATGTGACAACTGTGTTG agggATTTGATCATCATTGTCCGTGGGTTGGCAATTGTGTAGGTCGAagaaattatagatatttttatgcaTTCATTGTATCCTTAGCCTTCCTATGTGTTTTCCTTTTTGCTTGTGCAACAACACATCTCATTATGC ttACGAGAGATGATAGACCATTTTTAGAtgctataaaaaattcaccaGGAAGTCTTTTCGTTGGTACTATTTGCTTTTTTTCCGTTTGGAGTATTTTAGGTCTTGCTGGATTTCATACTTACCTTACAAGCAGCAATCAAACAACAAACGAAgac ATAAAAGGCTCATTTTCAAGTAAAAGAGAACAAGAAAGTTTTAATCCATATAGTCATGGAAATATTTGTGGTAATTGTTTTTATGTTCTCTGTGGACCAGCTCCACCAAGCCTTAtcg aTCGACGAGGAATTGTCACGCCCGGATACAGAGCTGAACGTGAACGAACTGGTGATGATTATGTAATTGCCAATAATAAAGCTTATGGTACAGTTAAAATTATGCAGCcacaa GCTAATGGTCACAATATTCCATCACATGTAGATAATGATTTGACTGGTTCAATGAATAATCTTGTCTCAGGTCAACGTTCACCGCGGATTGAATCATTAAACGGTGAGTTAACACTTATGAACCAGCTACCACGTTGTCCCGTTGAATTACCCAAGTATCGTCAGTACACAAATGAAGTatacattcaaaaatattcaacgcCGCGACGTTGTGCTCAAGATCGCGTACAACCTGGTGATGCTTATGCTGCCGAAATTGAACGTCTTAATGCagaagttcaaaaatttaattataaatgtgaGGAAACTTTACAGAGATATCCACAAAGATGCCGTGAAGAGTATCAACGTTgttctgaaaataatttaatacacaATCAACAACAGTATACTGTTGAACAAAAATACGCGATTGatcttaaaaaatatccaCGTGGATACTCggaagattatttaaaatatggtggtattggtgatgatgatgatgatgataattacagaaaatcaattgatttacaaaaatttcctCAACGTTATTCTGAAGACCCATCACGACAATATCACTCACCACAAacttttaaatacaataatctTAGATGTAATCAACATGGCTTTAAATATCCAATTACTACGAATATTTTACCTAATAGAATATTAGGCTCTGGTAATATTCCTATGATTGGTCAAAATGCAATCGGTCTAGTAGTTAATAGATTTGGTTCAGCACCTTTAAATTATGATATGGCCTTTATGGATAATAATTCTATTTGCCCAGGGGAAAGGGCCGAGGATAATTTAATGAATCGTCATTTTATTGTCAGCCCCCTAAATGATAATGATTGA
- the LOC103573920 gene encoding eukaryotic translation initiation factor 4E-1A isoform X2, with product MFAAKNYVWRCEEMEKKEQESTNLEEYPPELLIKHPLQHTWTLWYYEPDKQKSWEESQREITSFDTAEDFWSLYNHIKPASELRQGCDYSMFKQGIRPMWEDEANKHGGRWLMTLERKQRTSDLDHFWLEILLCMIGEAFNEHSDDVCGAVVNVRPKTDKLGIWTADSSRATSVIEIGKKLKERLRISPKQIIGYQVHKDVMVKAGSITKNTYQV from the exons atgtttgcagcaaaaaattatgtatggAGATGtgag GAAATGGAAAAAAAGGAACAGGAATCCACTAACCTGGAAGAGTATCCACCAGAGCTTCTGATCAAACATCCTCTTCAGCACACATGGACTTTGTGGTATTACGAACCTGATAAACAAAAATCTTGGGAGGAAAGTCAAAGAGAAATCACGAGCTTTGACACTGCTGAAGATTTTTGGAg tTTATACAATCATATTAAACCCGCTTCTGAGTTGAGACAAGGGTGTGATTACAGTATGTTCAAACAAGGCATTCGGCCTATGTGGGAAGATGAAGCCAATAAACATGGAGGAAGATGGCTCATGACATTAGAAAGGAAACAAAGAACCTCTGATCTTGATCATTTTTGGCTTGAAATTCTACTATGTATGATTGGTGAAGCATTCAATGAACACTCTGATGATGTTTGTGGTGCAGTAGTTAATGTTAGACCTAAAACTGACAAATTAGGAATTTGGACCGCCGATTCTAGCCGAGCAACAAGTGTCATTGAAATTgg aaaaaaacttaAAGAAAGATTACGAATTTCGCCAAAACAAATAATAGGATATCAAGTACACAAAGATGTTATGGTAAAAGCTGGAAGCATCACTAAAAATACTtatcaagtttaa
- the LOC103573917 gene encoding protein odr-4 homolog yields MGRIVYAEECLLNYLESLAQSDAYTVGLILGQSTEDTDYVIHLARTPPPASKDVIEETLIGSTTNLHQESPVQFIKSIKDVPSSWVADHAKHVTRMLPGGMWVLGIFIVGPDDCLNNSDSTQRLRSIITTIHQNLESDPYLYGNNPHDNIILAYNSRTKRFSCKSFGANGSGSLKNAEVKFQSKITKWYQLDTHVDFDQMYPVIKDHESDSLKKQFQNILEDISNKIGSSIVVLEGESMSLDDPVEILGEKKKKDRKESKSNDTNFNNRVLEAVIYIPSLPNKSTSLEIKRTNFCASIRLQGQLISRTFVHQSSTIGEAASAIKHDIMRSMTSRLEMHADSLIEEENGLPEDNITLHEPPRRVLVALPKSRITLSDYLFPGEGPQEALISLQELLDLEVQESNVQKDFELQADPSEFYSQNEIISEPTEQKKYSDNNHLFLYISGLIVALIILIISILIHYFY; encoded by the exons atgggaCGAATAGTGTATGCAGAAGagtgtttattaaattatttagaatctTTAGCTCAATCGGATGCTTACACCGTTGGACTTATTTTAGGACAg agtACCGAAGACACTGATTATGTGATACACTTAGCACGAACACCTCCACCAGCATCAAAAGACGTTATCGAAGAGACTTTAATAGGTTCGACGACGAATCTTCATCAAGAATCGCCGGTTCagtttataaaatcaattaaagaTGTGCCAAGCAGCTGGGTTGCAGATCATGCAAAGCAT gtTACACGAATGTTGCCAGGTGGTATGTGGGTTCTTGGAATATTTATTGTTGGGCCGGATGATTGTTTAAATAACAGTGACTCGACTCAAAGACTGAGATCAATTATTACGACAATACATCAAAATTTAGAATCCGATCCGTATCTATATGGCAATAATCCACatgataatattattcttGCATACAATAGCAGAACTAAAAg attttcatGTAAATCTTTCGGAGCTAATGGTAGTGGGTCATTAAAAAATGCAGaagttaaatttcaatcaaaGATAACTAAGTGGTATCAATTAGACACCCATGTTGATTTTGATCAGATGTATCCAGTAATTAAAGATCACGAGTctgattcattaaaaaaacagtttcaaaatattcttgaagatatttcaaataaaataggaTCGTCGATTGTTGTTCTTGAAGGTGAATCAATGTCTCTTGATGATCCTGTTGAGATTTTAGgagaaaagaagaagaaagacAGAAAAGAATCTAAAAGTAATGACACTAACTTTAACAATAGAGTTCTTGAAGCTGTTATTTACATTCCAAgt TTGCCTAACAAGTCCACGAGTTTAGAAATAAAACGTACGAATTTCTGTGCGTCTATTCGGTTACAAGGACAATTAATCAGTAGAACTTTTGTTCATCAATCATCAACAATTGGTGAAGCTGCAAGTGCAATAAAACATGATATTATGAGATCAATGACCAGTAGATTAGAGATGCACGCTGATAGTTTAATTGAAGAAGAAAATGGTCTACCAGaag ACAATATCACACTTCATGAGCCACCACGAAGAGTACTTGTTGCATTACCAAAAAGTAGGATAACTTTATCGGACTACTTATTCCCCGGTGAAGGTCCTCAAGAAGCTCTAATATCACTCCAAGAGCTTTTAGATCTTGAGGTACAAGAGAGTAATGTTCAAAAAGATTTTGAATTACAAGCAGATCCATCTGAATTTTATTCACAAAATGAAATAATCAGTGAACCtactgaacaaaaaaaatattccgataataatcacttatttttatatatatccgGGTTGATTGTAGCattaattattctcattatttccattttaatacactatttttactaa
- the LOC103573918 gene encoding palmitoyltransferase app isoform X2, producing MPHVTRKWELFPGRNKFCCDGRVMMAPQTGVFYLTLCLINLTSAVFFIFDCPYLALHITPAIPVIGGLLFMFVMSALLRTSFSDPGVIPRATPDEAAYIEKQIEVPNNGNSPTYRPPPRTKEILVKGQPVKLKYCFTCKIFRPPRASHCSLCDNCVEGFDHHCPWVGNCVGRRNYRYFYAFIVSLAFLCVFLFACATTHLIMLTRDDRPFLDAIKNSPGSLFVGTICFFSVWSILGLAGFHTYLTSSNQTTNEDIKGSFSSKREQESFNPYSHGNICGNCFYVLCGPAPPSLIDRRGIVTPGYRAERERTGDDYVIANNKAYGTVKIMQPQANGHNIPSHVDNDLTGSMNNLVSGQRSPRIESLNGSTTNSVSHLVSNEMPLASLSIPPIDIDEIAPLPPKQSVIIPPVLDTTIPQMTVTTPLSASRLRLLQDTTMIESALDLDSLEESSVGRGSQTGLIKIGIV from the exons atGCCACACGTTACAAGAAAATGGGAATTATTCCCAGGACGAAATAAATTCTGCTGTGATGGTAGAGTCATGATGGCACCACAAACTGGTGTATTTTACTTAACTTTGTGCCTCATTAATTTAACGAGTgctgtattttttatttttga TTGTCCATACTTGGCGCTCCACATAACTCCAGCAATTCCAGTGATAGGTGGATTACTTTTTATGTTTGTAATGTCAGCATTATTACGAACAAGTTTTAGTGACCCTGGGGTTATACCTAGAGCGACTCCTGATGAGGCTGCATATATTGAAAAACAAATAG AAGTTCCTAACAATGGTAACTCACCAACGTATCGACCGCCTCCACGTACAAAAGAAATCTTGGTGAAGGGCCAGccagttaaattaaaatattgttttacttgtaaaatatttcGACCTCCAAGAGCGTCTCATTGTAGTCTATGTGACAACTGTGTTG agggATTTGATCATCATTGTCCGTGGGTTGGCAATTGTGTAGGTCGAagaaattatagatatttttatgcaTTCATTGTATCCTTAGCCTTCCTATGTGTTTTCCTTTTTGCTTGTGCAACAACACATCTCATTATGC ttACGAGAGATGATAGACCATTTTTAGAtgctataaaaaattcaccaGGAAGTCTTTTCGTTGGTACTATTTGCTTTTTTTCCGTTTGGAGTATTTTAGGTCTTGCTGGATTTCATACTTACCTTACAAGCAGCAATCAAACAACAAACGAAgac ATAAAAGGCTCATTTTCAAGTAAAAGAGAACAAGAAAGTTTTAATCCATATAGTCATGGAAATATTTGTGGTAATTGTTTTTATGTTCTCTGTGGACCAGCTCCACCAAGCCTTAtcg aTCGACGAGGAATTGTCACGCCCGGATACAGAGCTGAACGTGAACGAACTGGTGATGATTATGTAATTGCCAATAATAAAGCTTATGGTACAGTTAAAATTATGCAGCcacaa GCTAATGGTCACAATATTCCATCACATGTAGATAATGATTTGACTGGTTCAATGAATAATCTTGTCTCAGGTCAACGTTCACCGCGGATTGAATCATTAAACG gtaGTACGACAAATAGCGTAAGCCACCTTGTATCCAACGAAATGCCATTGGCTTCATTGAGCATACCGCCAATAGACATTGATGAGATAGCACCATTACCACCGAAACAGAGTGTAATTATTCCACCTGTATTAGATACGACAATACCCCAAATGACTGTCACAACACCCTTATCGGCCTCACGATTACGATTACTCCAAGACACAACAATGATCGAATCTGCATTAGATTTAGACTCTTTAGAAGAGTCAAGTGTCGGCCGTGGCAGTCAAACAGGTCTTATTAAAATAggtattgtttaa